Genomic DNA from Fibrobacter sp.:
TCTCGAACAATCTGGCCCTTGGCCACACCGCCCACAGCAGGATTACAGCTCATGCGGCCGATGGCATCAATATCCATAGTCAACATGGCGGTCTTTACACCAAGCTTCCATGCAGCATGAGTAGCCTCAATGCCGGCATGTCCGCCACCCACCACAACAACATCGTATTCAGCGAGAATCATTTTCGTTAAAAAGGGATTAGTTAAAGATTAGGGGAACTCGAATCGGAACTTGAAAAAAACGATAGACTCGAAGGTCTATCGTCTTTTGTCTTAGGGCAAATTACTTTGCAGCTGCCGGAGCTTCTGCTGCCTTGGCTTCTTCAGCCTTGCGAGGATCTTCCGGATTCCATTCCACCTTCTTACCCTTCAGGAGAGCGGCGATTTCTGCCTTCAAAGTATCCTTTTCAGATTCGAATGCGGCGTACATCTTGTAGGAGCCATCCGGGTTCACCAGGTAAACCTTGGGAACGTAGCCATCGCTGTAGAGTTCACCGAACTGGCGGGATTCATCCCAAACCACGTTAACAGTTGCATCCCAGTTTGCGTTATCCATAAACTTGCGGATGCCGGACTTGTTGTTGCCACCGCTAGCCACAGCGAGAGTGGTCAAGCCATCCTTGGCAAATTCCTTGGCGATTTCAAGAATCTGGGGAGCTGCATGAGCGCAGTGGCCGCAGGTTGCAGAGAAGTAGAACACCAGCAAGGACTTGTTTGCAAAGGCGGTGATATCGTCAGCCTTGGCAGAGATACCGGAAACCTTCACCTTGTAGTTCATAAGCTTGGGCATGCCGTTAAGAAGAGTGTCGCCCTTCATGCCGGCAACTTCTTCCTTAAGCTTCTGCTGTTCTTCTTCGAACTTCTTTGCTGCAGCAGCGCGCATTTCCTGGGCCTTGGCCTGGAAGCGCTGACCGATAGCAGCGAGGGAATCTTCGGGAAGCTGGAGAGTAAAGGTAGAGTCCTGAACCTTTGCAGAAGATTCCTTGACACCCAGGATGAAGTAGTCTTCGTCCAGAGTGGTTTCGAACTGCTTGCCGATACCGATCAGCTGGTTTGCAAACTGAAGACCAATCAGGTAGGAGAACTTGATGTTGTTGGAGCTTTCTGCATTCACGACCACTGCTGCACCGGTAGAGGGAGTAGTCTTTGCAATGGGCTGAGCGCGGCCAACAGAATCAATGTAGGCGCGAACCTTGGCCTGGTCATCACCGAGGTTTGCGAGAGTTGCACTATCCGGGCGAATTTCTTCGGCACGCTTACGAGCGATAACAGTGTAATGCTGACCGATTTCCTGAATCTGTTCCGGAGTCATCTGGAGCTTGAAGGCAGTATCGTTGTTTGCCTTGACATTATCGCGGATAGCCTGGATTACAGCATCTTCATTCAGTTCTTCACCCATCTGGCGAGGAATCAAGGTAAAGTTCTGACCGCCGAACTGAGCGCCCAGCATGTAGGCAAACTTATCGAAGTCAGAGGTGTTAGCGTCAATGGCAACCTTCTTAGGAGCAGCAGACTGTTCATTGCAAGCAACGAGAGCAAGAGCTGCAGCGCCAAATGCGATCTTCTTAATGTTCATTTTTAATCTCCTAATTATTCAAACTTATTCTGCGAAGTAAGCCTTGGCCTTGGCCACAACTTCTTCGACCTTGACCATGGTGAATTCCTTTTCGTTGCGGAACTTCCATTCCACTTCGCCGTTGGCAAGACCCTTCTTGCCGATAGCGATACGGACCGGGGAGCCCCACAGGTCGGCATCCTTGAACTTGACGCCCGGACGTTCGTCACGATCGTCCACGAGAACGTCGATGCCGTTAGCTTCAAGTTCTGCTTCGAACTTTTCTGCAAGTTCCACCAGTTCCGGTTCCTTGCCGATGGGAACGATTTCCACCTGGAAGGGAGCGATGGACTTGGGCCAGATGGGGCCGAAGTCATCGTGGCTGTTTTCAACAACGGAAGCCATGAGGCGGCCGATACCGATACCGTAGCAACCCATGATGGCGGGAGCGGTAGTCTTTTCGGCAGTGAGGTACTTGGCACCCATGGATTCAGAGAACTTGGTGCCCAGCTTGAAGATGTTACCCAGTTCGATACCGCGGGTTTCGGAAAGTTCTTCACCGCAGTTCGGGCACTTGCAGCCGCCCTGAGCTTCGGCGATGTCGGCCACTTCGAATGCCGGGAAGTCGCGCTTCGGGGTGCAGTGCATCAGGTGGTAGTTTTCTTCGTTGGCGCCCATCACGAGATCGCAGGCGTCAGCCAGAGCTTCGTCCACGATGATGCGGGTGTCGTGAGCACCGATGGGGCTAGCAAAGCCAGGCACCATGCCGCACTGGCGGATGAGGGCGTCGTCTGCAGGGTAAAGTTCCTTGGCCTTCAGCAGGTTGTGGAGCTTGATTTCGGAAACGTCCAAGTTGCCCGGAACCATGACGGTAATGAGCTTGCCTTCGAAGTCGAAGAACACGCACTTGGCGGTGGACTTGGGGTCGATCTTCAGGAATGCGCTCAGTTCCTCGATAGACGGGCAGTGAGGAGTTTCAACCTTTTCGGGCATGGCGTTAGCGTCGCCCTTGTAGGTTTCGCGAGTAAACTTTGCGATTTCGCGGTTGGCCTGGTAGCCACACTTCTTACAGAGAATCAGGTAGTCTTCGCCGTTGGGAGTATCCAGCATGAATTCGTGAGCAATTTTTCCGCCCATGATGCCGGTATCGCTCTGGACCACCACCGGTTCAATGCCTACGCGGCGGTAAATGCGGAGGTAGGCATCGTATTCTTCCTGATAGTGCTTGTCCAGGTCTTCCTGAGAAGAGTGGAAGCTGTAGGCGTCCTTCATGAGGAATTCGCGGACACGGATCAGACCGCCGCGGGCACGGGCTTCGTCGCGGTACTTGGTCTTGAACTGGTACAGCATGAAGGGCAGCTGCTTGTAGCTGTTCAGCACGTAGCGGGCCATATCGGTCATGGCTTCTTCGTGGGTCATGGCCAGCACCATGTTGTGGTTGTTACGGTCCTTAAAACGGAGAAGTTCTTCGCCGATGGCCTGGTAACGGCCAGATTCGCTCCACAGGTCTGCGGTCTGGACCACGGGCAGGTCCACTTCGATACCGCCGATCTTGTTCATTTCTTCACGAACGATGTTGGTAATCTTCTGGATCACGCGGTAGCCGATAGGCATCATGGAGTAGATACCGGTAGAAACAGGCTTGATATAGCCGCCACGCATCAGGAAGATGTGGCTGGGCATAGTTGCGTCGCTGGGCGTTTCGCGGAGCGTGACATAGAAGTACTTAGAGAGTTTCATTTTTCTTTCCTTTTGACGAGCCCGGTAAACAGGGCCCACCTATTAAATTCGAGGGATAATTTAGAAAAAAGTAGGGCGACACATCAAATTTTGTATCTTATGGGATATGGAATTCGTTGATAAACTTCGTGAAAAGCCCCTTGTAAAAAAAATTGAAAAGTTCTTCCCCGCCATAGCCTTTCTTGGCGGTTTCGGGTGGGACTCAATTACCCTGGGCATGTCCATCGACGATAGCGACCTGGTATTTCTCCTGGCGTACTACACCGGCGCCCTGATTCTTGTTGTACTTCTGTCTGCAAGGCTTGAACATCCCGAAGGCTGGACAGCGGAACGCATCATGGCCGCAGCCGCCGCAAGGCCTCAAAAGCAGGCACCGAAACAAGAAGCTAAACAACCACCAAGGCAACCCACCACAAAGATCGGCAACGCAGCCTCCACCGCGGCATCAACAGTCGCAAATGCAGCCACCTCCGCAGCCTCATCCGTCGCAAGCGCCGCAGACAAGCTGGCAGAAAAAGTTGGACTCGAAAAAACAGCCATTCCCGAGAACGCCATCGTTGTAGAGCACCACTTTTTAGATCGCGAATGGTCCCCCGTCTGGAAGGATCGTTTTACCTGGGCATTGCAGTTCTTCTTCGGCGGTATTTCCAGCGCACTTGTAGTCTGCTACTTCAAAAGTAGCGGTTCCCTAGCATCGCTCATTCTTGTTATTTTGTTAGCAATGCTTCTGGTGGGTAACGAATTCCTCAAGAAGCATTACGAAAGCTTCGGCCTGAACCTCACCATGTTCTGCCTCCTTGGAACCATGGTACTTAACTTCACCATTCCCCACCTGGTTCACAGCATCGGATTTGGATGGTTCTTCCTGAGTACCATGCTGTCCTTCGGGGTTTGCGCCCTGATATGGAAAATCTCCCGACGAACCAAGAAGGTTCTGATTGCGCCGGCCGTCATCAGCGTGTTATTGATTGTTGCCTACCTGATGAACTGGGTCCCGCCGGTGCCTCTTGTTCTTAAGCAGCAGATGGCTTGCCAGAACTTCGACAAGGAAACATACACCTGCGATATCGACGCACCCAGCTTTCTACAAAAGGTGGGGCTAAAGTCTCCCACGGTCCACCGGATGGACGGAAACGAAGTCTACTTCCTCTCCTCCGTCTACGCCCCGGCAAAGCTGAAAGCGGAGCTGGAATACCGCTGGTACTACCAGGAACCCTCCACCGGAAAGTACAAACTGACAGACAAGATATCCTCTAGCCGCATGACCATTAATGGCGGCCGCGAGTCTGGTTTCCGAAGCTTCTCCAAGAAGAAGAACGTTCCACCCGGAATCTACCGCGTGGAAACCGCATACAAAAATGGAGCCGTTATCGGCTCCAGTGCATTCGAAGTATTTGAAGGCGCCCCTGAAAACGGATTCGTCAGGGACACCCTCCGCTAATCTTATTTTCTAATGCCGAACTTGATGGCGCGTTCGCCCTGAACCTTCAGGACGTATACGCCGTTGTTCAAGACATTCAGTTCCACAGTATTGCCAGCAGAAGCAACGCCGTTCATAACGGCACGGCCACGCAGGTCAACCACCACGTACTTCAGGTTAGAACCGCGGCTCACGCTAAAGCTCAGGTTGTTTTCGCCCATGTGTACGGCAGCAGCACGAGTCAACATCACAGCCGGATTCTTCACGACGCCGGCAGGGCCCTGGGTCAGGTTATAAAGAAAATCAAATACACGCTTTTGGACTTCCTTTGCGTACTTGGGATCGTCATCGTAGAATTCATGCTTGACGCCTTCCACAAAGTAGGTTTCGTGTTCAATCTTCTTTGCAGTCAAGAGAGAATCAATGACGTAGCTACCATAAAGAGTGGGAGCGTGCAAATCAAGACCGATTGCTGCAATGGATGCTGCAGTACTGGGCATCAGGTTTGTCAATACACCAGCCACGTTGCTCAGGGGGCGACCCGTCTTGAAGTAAACCGTACCGTCGTCAGTGCCATGAATCAAAAGCACCGGAGTCTCGTTGTCGCCAATCATATCCAAGTTGTGAACAGCACCCCACAGGGATGCGGCGCCATTGGCGCGGGAATCAGTACCGGGTTCGCCGTATTCATCAAGAGCGCCTAGCAAAGGTTCCTTCTCAATGTAGGACGGGAAATCCTTCTCGGAGGAAGCATAGATGTTTTCAAGGCTGAGGATTGCACCAGCGCTGTTACCAATCAGGTAGATACGACCGGGATTGATTCCCAGGGATTCTACATTCTTGCGAGCAAAGCGAACGGCGGCGCGGATATCCTGAACGCCACGATACACAGAGCGGGCAAAGTTAGCGCTATCAATAGAAAGCTGACAGGTCTTATCCAGGATGGGGCATTCCTTGCCTTCCAAGGTCACGCCAAGGCGATATTCCAGAGACATGACCACGTAACCGCGAGCAGCCAGGGAATCGCAATAGCCAACAGTCTTCTGGGACTTGTCGTCCTTATGGCCGGCAACAAATGCTCCACCATGGGAAACGATAACCATGGGGCGATCAGTCACCGTATCCTTCTTGGGCATGTACACATCCACAAGGATAGACTTGTTCTTGGTTTTGCTTTCGCTGCTGTAGAAATAAGCGACCGTGCCATCACCCTTCACATCGGAAACCTTTTCCAGGGCTTCGGTAATAAAATGGGTTTCACTGAGATGCGGAACGTCTTGAGCAATGGGCCAATCCTTGGTCACTTCCACTTCGAACATTCTGTCTTTGTAACGTTCTGCAGCACCGGCAACAGAGGCAAGCAAGGCAAGCACCGACAAAGCGACTGCTACGCAACGCATAGTAGCGAATTTTTGTTTCATATTTTCTCCTTCTAGAAAATTCCGGACGGATAATATAGACAAATTTTCTAAATTTATTTGCATGAAGAAAATCAAGACCGCAACTTTGCAAGGCAAGTGGACTGGCGACACCAAGTCCAACAATGAATGGTACAAGGCCGAAGCCCTCAAGCTGAAAGGCCAGGGAATCGACATCCTCGTTCTCCCGGAAATGTTCCACACACCTTATTTCCCCTTTGAAGAAAACGCAGACTTCTTCGATATGGCAATCGAAAAAGACGACGTAATCGTGAAGGAATGGCAGGACATTGCCCGCGAATTAGGCGCAGTAGTGGTTTTCCCCTTCTTCGAGAAGCGCGCCCGCGGAATCTATCACAACTCCGCCTTCGTGTTTGAACGTGACGGAAGCATCGCAGGTCTCTACCGCAAGAGCCACATTCCCGACGACCCCGCCTTCTACGAGAAGTACTATTTTATTCCCGGCGACACCGGCTTTGAGCCCATCAAGACTTCTGCCGGTAAGATTGGCGTTCTGATTTGCTGGGACCAGTGGTTCCCCGAAGCAGCCCGCATCATGAGCCTGAAGGGCGCAGACCTGCTGATCTACCCCACCGCTATCGGCTGGATGAAATCCGAACCCGCAGAACTTTACCCCCGCCAGCAGGACAGCTGGACTACCGTCATGCGTGGCCACGCCATCGCAAACCGCACCTTCGTGCTTTCAGCAAACCGCATCGGTACCGAAGGGGAACTGACCTTCTGGGGAACAAGCTTTGTGGCAGCCCCCGATGGCTACCTCATCAAGAAATGCGACACGGACTTCCTGGGCGCATCCATTGTGGAAATCGATCTGGGCGAAACCGAATTCAATCGCCGCTGGTGGCCCCATTTCCGTGACCGCCGCGTGGATTTGTACGGTGATATCTTGAAAATCTGGTGCGACTAGGAAATTAACAATGAAAAATGAAGGATGAAAAATGATATTAATGGCGCTTCGCGCTTCATTATAGAGGACTCCTCGCTTCGATTATTTCATTCTTAATTTTTCACATTTCATCTTTCATTTAAAGAGTATTTATGGCAACCGCAAAGAACAACACATTGCGTTATCCTGCAGAATGGGAAGAACAGGCGGCAACTTGGCTCGCCTTCCCCCACAACAAGAAGAACTGGTACGGCGAACGCGGTGAAAAGATTCGCAAGTTCTACATCAACCTGATCCAGACCATCAGCGAATTCCAGCCGGTGAACGTGCTGATCCCTTCCAAGAATTTCTTGACCTTTGACGAAAAGTTGGCCTTGGCCGACCGCCCCTTCCCGGTAAGCGTCATCTTCCTCAAGACCAACGACATCTGGATCCGTGACTATGGTCCGTTCTTCATGAAGAAGGGCGACAAGACCGTTATTTCCCAGACCCAGTTCAACGCCTGGGGCGCCAAGTTCCCTCCCTGGAATCACGACGACAAGATTCCCGAAACCATCGCGGAAGCCTTTGGCTACAAGATGGACAAGAGTGTTCCCTACATCTTTGAAGGCGGCGCCATCGAAGTCAACGGCGACGGTCTGGGCATCACCACTCTGGACTGTCTCATCGGCAAGAACCGCAATGCAGAAAAGGACCTGACCAAAGTCATCAAGGCACTTTGCAACGCATTCGGCCTCAAGTCCCTATTGATCCTCCCCCACGGTCTCCACGGCGACCACACCGACGGACACATCGACAACGTGGCCCGCTTTGTCACCAAGGATCGCGTGGTCATGTGCTGGGAAGAAAGCAAGAAGAGTCCCAACACACCCATACTCGCCGAGGCAAAGCACCTGATTGAAGAATTCATGAAGGCTCACTACGGCAAGAAGGCCAAGGTGGACACCCTCCCCATGCCGCCCCAGCGCGTTCTTGAAGACGGCCAGATTCTTCCGGCCAGCTACATGAACTACATCCACGTGAACGGCGCCCTCATCTTCCCCAAGTACAAGAGCCCGAAGGACGCTGTCGCACAGAAGTATTTCGAAAGCGTATTCCCCAAGTTGAAGGTTATCGGCATCGACTGCCGCACCGTCATTGAGGAAGGCGGTAGCCTGCACTGCATGAGCAAGCACGAAAGTAAGTAAACGAAAAACCGCTTTTCTAACCAGCGTTCGTTCTGTTTTAAGTAAAAAAACGTCCCGAAATTTCGGGGCGTTTTTTGATATTCGCTTTATTCTGTTTACAGATGAGCCTCACTCTCGCCTGCGACGGATTGTCGATACGAGTCGCCTACGGCTCACGGCATGAGCGCCCTACTTGCTTTCCAGCATTTTCTGCACGCTCTGGGCGAACTTTTCCAGAGACGGGTCGCGGGCGCCCATGAGCAAGATGGTATCGCCGGGCTTGGCGTCGGCCACCATGGCGGCGGCGCATTCATTGCGGTTCGCGATGTAGATGGCGTCGGAGTGCTTGTTAATCAAATCGTTAACTAAGTCGCCAGCGGAAATATCGCGGGTCACGGTACCGCCAGCGTAGTAGATTTCGCTGAAGTACATACGGTCGTTGGAACCAGCGCCAATTTCTGCACCAGGGTTGCGCAGAGCCTTGTTGATAAATTCCACCAGGTCGTTGCGCAGGAAACGTGTGGGGCCAAAGCCGTGGGGCTGGAACCAGGCAAGTACGCGGCCAGAGGTAAAGCCCTGGGCGCTCTTGATGCTGGCAGAAATCTTTGCAGGATTATGGGCGAAGTCATCCACCAGAGTCACGCCGTTGAAGGTGCCAAGAATCTGATGGCGGCGGAACACGCCCGGGAAGGAGCTGAGGGCGTCCGCGCAAGTCCTAAGACTTACGCCGGCCTGCAACGCGGCAGCGGTTGCAGCCAGGGCATTTTCCATATTGTGGCGGCCCGGCATAGGCACGGTAAACTTCACCAGTTCATTGTTGTGACGGCAGCGGAAAACAATTGCCGGGCCATCCGTGCGGAAGTCAATGCCCTGGACGCCCACATAGCTTTCGGTGCCGAAGTCGTTGTGACGATCCTGGCTGAAAGGCTTTGCCAGCGGGTGAGCGTCATTCACAATCAAAGTCTTGCCGTTATTCAAAATGTTGTCGCGGAACTTGCCGAAGATTTCCTGCAGTTCGCTCATTTCCTTGTGATCTTTGTCCACATTCAGGATGAGGCCAACTTCGGGTTCGTAACGGACCAACGTTCCATCGCTTTCGTCAGCTTCAACCACAAGCCATTCGCCCTTGCCGCTGACAGCATTACCGATCTTGCCTTCCTTCTGGAGGTTCACAAGGCCTGCGCCGGTCATTACAGAGGGCTGCAATCCGGCGTACTGCAAAATGTGGTAAATCATGGCAGTCACAGTAGACTTGCCGCTGGTGCCGCTAACCGCAATGGTCTTTGCTTCCTTGGAAATCTTGGCCAGCATTTCGCTGCGGTGCATCACCTTCACACCAAGTTCCTTGGCACGCTTCAGATCCGGATTGGTATCTTCGATGGCGGTACTGACCACAACGGCGGAAAGATCCGCAGTTACACCAGAGCCGTCTTGGGCGAAGCACTTGATACCGCACTCTTCCAGCTGTTCCATAACCCGGGGCTTCTCGCAGTTGCCTGCAAGATATTCACCAAACTGACGATCAGAACCGCGAACTTCAACACCGCGGCCCACCAAGTACTGACCGATGGCACTCATGCCAACACCAGCAACACCGATAAAGAAATAAGAAGACATAATAATTGATGATTGACAGTTAACAATGAACAATTAATAACGTCGTTGCTTTATTCATTGTTAATTGTTCATTTATAAAAGGTTCGGGTCAATTGTGGGTTCGTAACCGGGTTCAACGAAGTCTTCAGCAGCAATGCCCTTGCGGCGGGCGGCCTTCATCTGCTTGATGAGCTTACGTTCTGCAGCCTTGGCCTTGCGGGCGGCAGCACGTTCCTTACGTTCTGCCAGGCGCTGAGCACGAGTCTTACGTTCCTTGTAGGGAGCAGCCTCTTCCGGAGTGATGGCCAGGATTTCATCGCTTGCGTATTCATCGAAGTAATCATCGCCATCATCTTCAAAACGCATTTCCGGGTCCAGTTCACGGAACGCAGTATCGTCTTCAACATCAAACTTGGGAGCGTCTTCGGGACATTCCTTCTTCAACAGCTTCAGGACCTTGTCGAAAGGCTTTTCCAGAGGAACCTTGAACTTCATCTTCTTTCCCGTGGTCGGATGAATCAGTTCAATCTTCACAGCCTGCAACAGCTGGGCGGGCGCGATTTCCAAAACCTTCTCGGCGTATTCACGCATCAAGGGAGACACGCGATTAATGCAACCTTCACGTCCATCGTACAGCGGGTCACCAACAACAGGATGACCCATGTAGCGGCTATGCACGCGAATCTGATGGGTACGGCCAGACTCCAACTGTAGTTCCAGCAAAGTAGCGAAGTTGAAGAACTTCTTGGCAGTATAGTGCGTACGGCTTTCCTTACCGCCGCTGACCACAGCCATCTTCAAGCGATTCTTGGGATTGCGACCGATGGGAGCATCGATAGTACCTTCCAAGTCACGAACATGGCCCCACACCAATGCATTATAAGTACGATGCAAAGTGCGGGTTTCCAGCTGGTGAGCCAAGTGACGGTGTGCGTTATCGTTCTTTGCCACCACCATAAGACCCGGAGTATCCTTGTCCAAGCGATGAACAATACCTGGGCGCAGCGCACCATTCACCGTAGAAAGATTTTCCTTGAAGTGGTACAGCAAGCCGTTGGCCAAGGTTCCATCCTTCACGCCATTACCCGGATGAACCACCAGGTTGCGGGGCTTATTGATCACCACAATGTCGTCATCTTCGTAAACGATATCCAGAGGAATTTCCTGAGGTTCCAGGGTGCTTGCTTCCTTTTCGGGAATTTCGCCACAGACCACCACCATGCCCGTTTCTACACGGAAGTTCTTGGGAGTGGCCACCCCACCCACCTTCACCTCGCCGGCAGCGATCATCTTCTGCACGTCGGTGCGGGACACATTTTCAAGAACGCTCGTCAAAAACTTGTCGATACGTTCACCATTCTTCTTTTCGTCTACAAGATAATTCATACATGTAAAAAATAGAAAAATCAAACCAAGTAATGTTCGGCAATCTTTTTCACCATGGACGAATTAAGCGGCAACGATTTGGTTTCCATTGAACAAATCAAATTATCACCAAAATAGTACCCGGCGTTTTGGTAATGACGAAGTCTTTCGATAGCCTTGCAGGCATATTCCTCCTGCCCCATCATACCAAGATGTTCCCATATATATTCCTTCCCGGTTCGTTTGTTCAAGCATGTAAAATCAGGATGCACGGTTCCCATCCCGCGAATTTTCAGCGGTTGTTCGTAACGAAAGGGAATTTTCATATAAGACAACGTATCGGCAATCATCATTTCCGACTTGGACCGAACGAAGAATCCCATGGACGTTTGAATCTTTGCGCCATCTTCCTCAAACGGTTTCCTCTCGTATTCAACATTTTGCCATCGTTCCGCAAAATCCGAAAGGCCAAGCCTAAACGGATTGACTACATCTCTACGCCCTTCCAGGAGATTTTCATAAACGCCATCAAGATCAGTCTTTTCCATCTTGGCCAACAGCGCATTCAATGAGCCTCTTACTTTCGCAATTTCTGCTAACAGCTTTTCATCATACGCTTTTTGTGCCAGCCTGCAAGCATCGGTGAAATGTTTGCCATCAAGATACGTTCCGTTGGAATACTTCCCCTTCACTAAATAATAGCGAGGAAGCTTATTTGGTCCCTGTTGCATTATTCGCAATCGACCTTTGGGCGCATTTTTCACAGCCGCAAGCTTTTCTTGATACAATTCGTTCAGCATTGAAACCTGAGACTTCAGGCTATTGCAAAATTCCGCAGACAGTAAACGTTCAGCCATAGATAATCTCCTTCTAAGTAAACAACAAGATAAACCAATCGCAGGCAATATCTCAAATTCCAACATTTCGAACTAGGATTTCGCACAAATTGCATCATTTTGCAATCAGTTGTTTACATGGAATTGGCTAGGCAACCCCATTTGAGCGATTCGCCTTTGTTTTTAGGACTATTTTGGGGAGAATGTTCAATTAGTCCTAGTAAAATTGCGGTTTACGACGCTGCCATAGGACTAATTTTTCCCACAACACCTTTTAGTACTAGCATTTCGCATAAATCGCCCCTCAAAGGAGCTTTTTCATAGGACTAAATCTCACGCCCCCGCGCTCTAGTCCTAAGCCCCAGCGAAAAAAAGCGCAAAACGTAGGACTAATTACAAACACCGCAAACATTAGTCCTAGCGCATCCGTAGCACAAGTAAAAAAAATAGGACTAATAACCGACACTTCGATTATTAGTCCTAAAATGTTTATCAAACGACTGCAGACGAATTTTAAACGAACATCAAACGTGCATCAGATCGTCAAACATCCTTTTAACAACGTTTGGGCAGCAGCTATTCAGCCTTACCTACCTCAGCTTTCGCTTCCTTCTCAGCCTTTTCCTCTTCCTTGATCTGCTTATGCAGTTTCTTCAAGATCACAGGAGAAAGTATCACCAGGGCAACGCCTACAGTCACAAAGGAATCCGCCACATTGAAGGTGGGGAAACGAGTCATAATAAAGTCAGGGAAATCGCAGTCGATAAAGTCTACAACCATCTGCAGGCGCATGCGGTCGATGAAGTTGCCTACGGCACCGCCCATAATCATGACAACGCCCATACGGCTCAAGTAGTCGCGCTTATCAATACTCCTGTAGAACCAAACAAGCACAACAGAGGCAACGATGGACAAAAGCAGGAAAAAGAGCCAAGGCGGCAAGAAGGGCATCAGGTCCTGAGGGCGACTGCTGAAGGCGGCACCCTTGTTGAACACCAGCTGAAAGCGGGCCAGTTCTCCAATCACATTGATGACCTCGTGATTGGGCGCGCCCGTTTCGTTGGTAAAACGAGCCAAGGCCCACAGCTTTGTGAGCTGGTCAGACACAATGCTGAAAATAATGATGGCGATATGGAATGGCAATTTGTTATAAAATTTCATTAGGAACGAACCTCACCAAACTTCTTATCGATCCACTTGTCGCTGTAGAAATGCTTCATGGTG
This window encodes:
- a CDS encoding redoxin family protein, which encodes MNIKKIAFGAAALALVACNEQSAAPKKVAIDANTSDFDKFAYMLGAQFGGQNFTLIPRQMGEELNEDAVIQAIRDNVKANNDTAFKLQMTPEQIQEIGQHYTVIARKRAEEIRPDSATLANLGDDQAKVRAYIDSVGRAQPIAKTTPSTGAAVVVNAESSNNIKFSYLIGLQFANQLIGIGKQFETTLDEDYFILGVKESSAKVQDSTFTLQLPEDSLAAIGQRFQAKAQEMRAAAAKKFEEEQQKLKEEVAGMKGDTLLNGMPKLMNYKVKVSGISAKADDITAFANKSLLVFYFSATCGHCAHAAPQILEIAKEFAKDGLTTLAVASGGNNKSGIRKFMDNANWDATVNVVWDESRQFGELYSDGYVPKVYLVNPDGSYKMYAAFESEKDTLKAEIAALLKGKKVEWNPEDPRKAEEAKAAEAPAAAK
- a CDS encoding proline--tRNA ligase; this translates as MKLSKYFYVTLRETPSDATMPSHIFLMRGGYIKPVSTGIYSMMPIGYRVIQKITNIVREEMNKIGGIEVDLPVVQTADLWSESGRYQAIGEELLRFKDRNNHNMVLAMTHEEAMTDMARYVLNSYKQLPFMLYQFKTKYRDEARARGGLIRVREFLMKDAYSFHSSQEDLDKHYQEEYDAYLRIYRRVGIEPVVVQSDTGIMGGKIAHEFMLDTPNGEDYLILCKKCGYQANREIAKFTRETYKGDANAMPEKVETPHCPSIEELSAFLKIDPKSTAKCVFFDFEGKLITVMVPGNLDVSEIKLHNLLKAKELYPADDALIRQCGMVPGFASPIGAHDTRIIVDEALADACDLVMGANEENYHLMHCTPKRDFPAFEVADIAEAQGGCKCPNCGEELSETRGIELGNIFKLGTKFSESMGAKYLTAEKTTAPAIMGCYGIGIGRLMASVVENSHDDFGPIWPKSIAPFQVEIVPIGKEPELVELAEKFEAELEANGIDVLVDDRDERPGVKFKDADLWGSPVRIAIGKKGLANGEVEWKFRNEKEFTMVKVEEVVAKAKAYFAE
- a CDS encoding DUF2914 domain-containing protein, which codes for MEFVDKLREKPLVKKIEKFFPAIAFLGGFGWDSITLGMSIDDSDLVFLLAYYTGALILVVLLSARLEHPEGWTAERIMAAAAARPQKQAPKQEAKQPPRQPTTKIGNAASTAASTVANAATSAASSVASAADKLAEKVGLEKTAIPENAIVVEHHFLDREWSPVWKDRFTWALQFFFGGISSALVVCYFKSSGSLASLILVILLAMLLVGNEFLKKHYESFGLNLTMFCLLGTMVLNFTIPHLVHSIGFGWFFLSTMLSFGVCALIWKISRRTKKVLIAPAVISVLLIVAYLMNWVPPVPLVLKQQMACQNFDKETYTCDIDAPSFLQKVGLKSPTVHRMDGNEVYFLSSVYAPAKLKAELEYRWYYQEPSTGKYKLTDKISSSRMTINGGRESGFRSFSKKKNVPPGIYRVETAYKNGAVIGSSAFEVFEGAPENGFVRDTLR
- a CDS encoding carboxylesterase family protein, with the translated sequence MKQKFATMRCVAVALSVLALLASVAGAAERYKDRMFEVEVTKDWPIAQDVPHLSETHFITEALEKVSDVKGDGTVAYFYSSESKTKNKSILVDVYMPKKDTVTDRPMVIVSHGGAFVAGHKDDKSQKTVGYCDSLAARGYVVMSLEYRLGVTLEGKECPILDKTCQLSIDSANFARSVYRGVQDIRAAVRFARKNVESLGINPGRIYLIGNSAGAILSLENIYASSEKDFPSYIEKEPLLGALDEYGEPGTDSRANGAASLWGAVHNLDMIGDNETPVLLIHGTDDGTVYFKTGRPLSNVAGVLTNLMPSTAASIAAIGLDLHAPTLYGSYVIDSLLTAKKIEHETYFVEGVKHEFYDDDPKYAKEVQKRVFDFLYNLTQGPAGVVKNPAVMLTRAAAVHMGENNLSFSVSRGSNLKYVVVDLRGRAVMNGVASAGNTVELNVLNNGVYVLKVQGERAIKFGIRK
- a CDS encoding carbon-nitrogen hydrolase produces the protein MKKIKTATLQGKWTGDTKSNNEWYKAEALKLKGQGIDILVLPEMFHTPYFPFEENADFFDMAIEKDDVIVKEWQDIARELGAVVVFPFFEKRARGIYHNSAFVFERDGSIAGLYRKSHIPDDPAFYEKYYFIPGDTGFEPIKTSAGKIGVLICWDQWFPEAARIMSLKGADLLIYPTAIGWMKSEPAELYPRQQDSWTTVMRGHAIANRTFVLSANRIGTEGELTFWGTSFVAAPDGYLIKKCDTDFLGASIVEIDLGETEFNRRWWPHFRDRRVDLYGDILKIWCD
- a CDS encoding agmatine deiminase family protein; this translates as MATAKNNTLRYPAEWEEQAATWLAFPHNKKNWYGERGEKIRKFYINLIQTISEFQPVNVLIPSKNFLTFDEKLALADRPFPVSVIFLKTNDIWIRDYGPFFMKKGDKTVISQTQFNAWGAKFPPWNHDDKIPETIAEAFGYKMDKSVPYIFEGGAIEVNGDGLGITTLDCLIGKNRNAEKDLTKVIKALCNAFGLKSLLILPHGLHGDHTDGHIDNVARFVTKDRVVMCWEESKKSPNTPILAEAKHLIEEFMKAHYGKKAKVDTLPMPPQRVLEDGQILPASYMNYIHVNGALIFPKYKSPKDAVAQKYFESVFPKLKVIGIDCRTVIEEGGSLHCMSKHESK